A single region of the Kwoniella botswanensis chromosome 1, complete sequence genome encodes:
- a CDS encoding 60S ribosomal protein L3, with protein MSHRKYEEPRHGSLAFLPRKRAARHRGRCKAFPKDDPKKPVHLTATMGYKAGMTHIVRDLDRPGSKMHKREVVEAVTVLETPPIVIVGVVGYVETPRGLRSLTTVWAEHLSDEVKRRFYKNWYRSKKKAFTRYTKKHTENNGQSVTRELERIKKYCTVVRVLAHTQISKTGLSQKKAHLMEIQVNGGSVADKVDFAKSNFEKTVEVGSIFEQDEPIDIIGVTKGHGYEGVTARWGTTRLPRKTHRGLRKVACIGAWHPSKVMFSVARAGQRGYHSRTSINHKIYRIANGSSGSSGSTDFDLTKKDITPMGGFVRYGIVKNDFVMIKGTCAGPVKRILTLRKALRTHTSRAHTEKVQLKFIDTSSNFGHGRFQDKAEKNAFLGQLKIKSDA; from the exons ATGTCTCACCGAAAATACGAGGAGCCTCGTCACGGTTCGCTTGCTTTCC TTCCCAGAAAGCGAGCTGCCCGAcacagaggaagatgtaagGCTTTCCCTAAG GACGACCCCAAGAAGCCAGTCCACCTTACCGCCACCATGGGTTACAAGGCTGGTATGACTCACATCGTCCGAGACCTCGACCGACCTGGATCTA AAATGCACAAGAGAGAAGTCGTTGAGGCCGTTACCGTCCTTGAAACTCCTCCTATCGTCATTGTCGGTGTTGTCGGTTACGTAGAGACCCCTCGAGGTTTGAGATCCTTGACTACCGTCTGGGCTGAACACTTGTCTGACGAAGTTAAGAGGCGATTCTACAA GAACTGGTAccgatcaaagaagaaggctttCACCCGATACACCAAGAAACACACTGAAAACAACGGTCAATCCGTCACCCGAGAACTCGAGAGAATCAAGAAGTACTGTACCGTCGTCCGAGTTTTGGCCCACACCCAAATCTCCAAGACTGGTCTCTCACAAAAGAAGGCTCACTTGATGGAAATCCAAGTCAACGGTGGTTCCGTCGCTGACAAAGTCGACTTTGCCAAATCCAACTTTGAAAAGACCGTTGAGGTCGGTTCCATCTTCGAACAAGATGAAcctatcgatatcatcggtGTCACCAAGGGTCACGGTTACGAGGGTGTTACTGCTCGATGGGGTACCACCAGACTTCCTAGAAAGAC TCACCGAGGTCTCCGAAAAGTTGCTTGTATTGGTGCCTGGCATCCATCCAAGGTGATGTTCTCAGTTGCCCGAGCTGGTCAACGAGGATACCACTCCAGaacatcgatcaaccacAAGATCTACCGAATCGCCAACGgttcatctggatcttcaGGTTCTACCGACTTCGATTTGACCAAGAAGGATATCACCCCTATGGGTGGTTTCGTCCGATACGGTATCGTCAAGAACGATTTCGTCATGATCAAAGGAACTTGTGCCGGTCCTGTCAAGAGAATCCTCACTCTCCGAAAGGCCCTCCGAACTCACACTTCCAGAGCTCACACCGAGAAAGTTCAACTCAAATTCATCGATACCTCATCCAACTTCGGTCACGGTAGATTCCAAGATAAAGCTGAGAAGAACGCTTTCCTCGGTCAactcaagatcaaatctgATGCTTAA